DNA from Elaeis guineensis isolate ETL-2024a chromosome 2, EG11, whole genome shotgun sequence:
TCATCTAAAGCACCAAGAGAAATCAAATTATGTTTCAGAGTAGGTACAAATCTAACATCAATCAAGGTTCGGACAACGCCATCATGTATTTTAATCTGAACAATACAAATACCATATTGCATACTAAATCATTACCTATAAGCAACATCATCATCCTCTGCCACACTAGCCTCAGCATTAGAagtagatttgttagagaaagaattgttttcttccttcttttgcttaTTTTTCAACTTAAAATAATCGACCTTAATATGTCCCTTCCTGCAGCAGTAATTATAGATTAGGCTCCTATACTTTGACTTAGATCTATTCTTCTATTTACCACCATGAGtatccctttctttttctctaccTCTAACAACAAAGGCGTCCCCCATGTTAGAATCAGAAATACTAATATTTAGATGACTATCAATATTGTTTTTACTAAGTAAAGATGACTTAACAGCTTCAATAGAGATAGTGTCTTTTTCATAGCAAATTATCTCCCTAAAGTCTTTATATGAGGTAGGCAAAGAACATAGTAGCAACATAGCTTGGTCCTCTTTATCTATTTTAACATCTAAAGATGCAAGATCTATAAGAATTGAATTAAAGTCACTTATCTGAGTTCGAATAGATGTACCTTCAACCATACAAAGTGTGTATAGCTGTTCCTCTATAAATAGAtgatttgtcaaagacttcgtcATATATAGGGACTCAAGTTTCTGCCATAAACTTGCTGTTGCTTTTTCTATCATAACTTCTCTTAAAATTGAATCTGAGAGGCATAGATGAATGGCAATGAGAGCTTCATCATCAAGAATCTCCCACTCTACTTCGGTCATGGTTGAGAGGTGCTTATCCTTGCCATAAATCATGACTTTGAGATCATCGTGAGTTAGAACACTAAGTATCCGAATCCACCATAAATTGAAGCTTATATTACCATCAAACTGTTTGATGTGGACAGAACACAGATCTAAACAAAACCTGAAAGCTTTGATACTAATTTATTAGAGAAATCCATAGAAAATGCAATAGCAATTACACAAATATACAGATCTAAGGGGTAATTAAATTAGCACAACAAGAAAATATTTAAAGAGATCGGCACATAAGATTTACATGGTTCAGTCGTAAGGCCTACGTCCACGggcaaaggaggaggagaaatctACTATTAAAGAAGGAAATACAGAGGAGGAGAAGAGATTAAATTAATTTCAATCTCAGCAGAATATAAATCTCACAAAACCCAAAAACCCCTTTACACCCAAAAGCCAAGAACGACTCTCTCTTACTATAAAGTATGTCTCTTGATTGCCTTACAAAAGACCACTCACTGAACCCTAGCTATAAAGGGGTATTTATAAGTTCCTTTAGGGTTACAAACACAAATGGACTGGACAGAAACATaagctcaaatataaaaataaaaggcCATAGTAAAGGACCTAAAATTGGGGACACACTTAACAACGAGGATGATAATATGATGGACGGATGGTCGTTAGAGAGTTCAGATCCTCTACAATGTGTGATATGTATCGCAAAAAATGATAATCCTTTCGATCACGGAGATGGATAGCTGTCAAATTACATACTATACATAGCATATCTTATATGCCATACATCATGCACTATTTGAAAGCCATCTATTTAGGGGTGGTAATTGGGTTGGATCGGATCAATatggatcatatcaaaaaattatcatcCCAAACTTGATCTATGTATTAAATtagtcaaaaattcaaatttaaatccaatttATTTATTAAGCAAATAATCCATCTGACTTACTTAATACATTTATTAAATAActgaaattagattaaatggattaaaaagattaaacaaattaaacagatcaggttaaatagattaaaatagattaaacagattttaaataaGTTAAACATGTCTTAAatcgattaaatagattaaatggattaaataaattctctgactcaatccgatctaattattaaatagattaaatagattaaatggatcagacaTCTGAAAACTAAATCTGATCCAAATTTTAAACGATTTAACCTGTTTATAATCAACATCTATTTAGtctaaattcaaatctatttatgaCAAGTCGATGACTCAAATTTTAAATGATTTAACCTATTTATAATCTACATCTATTTagtctaaatttaaatttatttatataaatcgaAGTAATTAGATTGATGGGTGGATGATATTTTTTGTCCTAGGCCTACTCCGTAATCAAATGATATAGCAGTCATGTAAGGTTGCACTGCTTCCCATGGAGAAAAACACACACCATGGGAGTATGGTACGATTGTTGGAATGCCCAGATTCCAACAACCACGAGAGTTTTATTGCAATGCTCGACCAACTTGGTAGGGGCATATGGCATTTTCTCATGACTTAACAAATGCAACAATTGGTGTTCTTGCATGCTTATTCATATTAAACAATTTGAAAAATACAGTATCAGTTATTTATTGATTTTTCCTGTTTACTAAACTTGGAAAGACTATCAAGCTCCTGCAATTTGTGATGCCTGTTGAaggcctccgtattgcatgcaccagatgCAATTGGACCGTGCAAATCCACGATTACCCTTGTATTTCACCGATTCCCCATTGCGCGCAAATTTCCAGattgtgcatgcaataatttttacTGTTGAAGGGATCAAACACAGGCAATAAGTAATTGCCGTATTGGTAATGCAGTTGGTTTCTCTTACCCTCTCCCTCTTTTGAAACTTGTGATCTAAAAGAAGGACAATGTGTGATATATTGCTGAATCACGTTTGAAGCTCGTataactaaaaaattttaataacaaaaaatttttaataacaaaaattttttttgcaccatCTACGATGTAAAAAATTCGATATAAACATATCATCTTGTCTGATTGATTTACATACCCACCACTTCCCATATGCATTTAATTCTAgcaaatcatttttttattttaaaatttttacgatgaaaatatctttcttaaaaattatgatatctttcttaaaaattatgacatactttcataaaaattatggtaCACCCtttgcataaaaaaattaaactaaaatggggtatcataatttttgtgaagaaatgtcataatttttaaaaaagaatgtCATAGTACTGCAcggagcaaaaaaaaataaatatatgcagaaataatattatgacatcccttcctaaaaattatgatatttcttcacaaaaattatgacatccacttCAGTTTAATTTTTGATGCAGAAagagtcataatttttatgaaggaatgtcataattttaaaaaacaatactataatttttaaaaaagatattttcatcatacaaaatttttaaacgaaaaaatcaaTCTATTGATATTAAATGCGCGTTGAAAAATAATGATACATAGATCAATCGAACAAGACGGTGTGCTCTACATTAGATTTTTTACATTGCAAGGGGTGCACAGAGAATTTCTAATAACTAAAATAGGGGAAGCAAATAAGCCGCTGCTCTAATAAACGAAGTCCGGAACTATTACTTTGCCCAGCTAAAACACAAAACCCAAAAAACCTCCCAAATTGAACAATGAAGCCATTCAGGATCTAGTAGTCTGAACATACTAAACCAACAAAAATTACATCCACcattgatctctatcatagagctGGACTCGGAAGGAGATGAGAGCTCAGCactaccttcctttctttttggtAGTTGGCACTACCTTCTAAAACCATCTTTTCGGCTAATATTGTCACTGTTGCTCACTTCTTTTTGCTCCCCACtatctgagagagagagaagcataTATTACTCAATGCAGAGTGAGCTGGATGCCTTCTTGGTGCAAATAAGTGCATTCTCAAGTGCCAGATACACCACAACATTGTCTAGTGGAGCATCTTGTTCAACTCTGTCCTCTTCTTGACACTCTTGGGACTTTAGGGAGGCTAGTGGTCCCAGAGATTTAATCCTGAGCTTGACAAGTAAACAAAGCTCTGTAACAAATAGGCATCTCAAAAAAAAGTGGCCTGCTGCTTCCATCTGATTGTAGCCAAGAAAACAGCTCACCTTCCCTCTTCAACCTCTCTTTTGCATATTGTCCACTATAAGAAGTTTGTTCTTCAGCAATACTTATACCAGTTGTTATATCTGTTGTAACAACAATATTTATTCTACACAGATGTTAATAGTAGTTATATTTGTTGGTGAAGCAACTACCATTCACACCAATCGTGATTCAAACACAATAAAGCGAGATGTGGTATTACTTAATAAGCGGTAAACATCTATTTACTTTAATTACAAATGACTTAcactatcttatatatatatattttttaaattgttgCAGCTTTAGGTACATTATATTAACACTACGGAGACAAATGAAGATAGAAGAAGGGACAATCATACAAGAAAATATTCAACAAAATCATGCTCTACCAGCCACTGCAGTCAAAGCAATATCTTATAAATGTGCAAATTTGTAgtatatttctcaaaaaaattatctaatttataaaAATGTTTATAATTGAACAGATGCTGACCTATCTACCATGGATCATAATAGGATACCAATCAATCCAGATATTGATGAAGCAAAAGATTATGACATTTTGATAATTTAATAACTCATTTTGAATGTTAAAAACAATCAATAATCtacttatttgattttttttttcttttcttcatatccaaaatatgtgaaagGGCTAAGGCTTCAATGCAGAGGTTATGTGTATACGGTTTGTCTTGTGACTTTGCAAAGATCTATGAGAACAATAATTCTGTACTTAGATTCTTCAACACAATTGGCAACATCAACACAACTACATATCAGTCAAAtagaattatatttattaattatttattattaatgcTTACTTATATTTGTAGGGGTTGTACTATCGAATTTTAGTGACTATTGTTCATATTGATCTATATAGAGATTTATGGTACAACTCCTATACAACTTGTAATAAAAAGGTATAGATGCTACAGGTGCtatatttatcaaaagaaatataCACCAAATCATCAACATAAGAATTTTACAATCtgctaaatattaaaaaatacacactaatcatttttttttcccCAGTTCTAGGTATCTCATACATATTAAAATATGTGATCATATGGGAAAGCTTGCCTTAACTATTTTTGATAGAAATGTTAAAATTCTCATGAAAAAATCAGTTTACGACCTCTATAATCTATATTTAGAGGTATTTCAACCATAACAACTTTTAATTAAGTAATATTTTCcgctaataattatattaatataatatgtgTCCATACTATAGGAAGGTGGATTAGTAAAGCAGGAAGAATCTGTCAAGAAATTACTGTGGAAATGCTACATCTTCATTTTAACAACAAATAACAAGCCCTCAATTGCAAAGTCTAGCTAAGTTGTATGTGGTATATTTCAAATGGATTCTGTTGGAAAATATCATTCCATTCTACATCTTATTGCCTAGCATAATCAGTCTAACAAAAATTACAATTATATCATTTTTCTACTTATTTACTTTAAATGCTATACAAAtaactaattttttcttctcaattcttttGGAGGCTGATATAGTTGCAAGATGAACACTTCAAGCAAAACCAAAATAACTGCTCGAGTTCAAAAGAGGAGGAATCGAAATCTTCtgcatgaaatcaaaaagaatcgAATGTCTCGATATAAGCACACATTTTTTTATCCTACTACAAACATTCAATTGTTATGTTGCATAATTTATCTTGTCCGTTATTGTTGATCTTTCTATTAGTGAGATGTGACAGTAAAATTGTcaataattattaaatattttacttaaaatatatttatcattttatttttcaagttgttATTATTCTTCTATTATCATcaaattatatttcaacttttattATCTCCCCATGCATCATGCAGTTATCATTCTTAACTATTCTAAAGGATATGGATGCAAATCAGACATTAACAATACTAACACATATAAAATCAGatacataaattttaaaatcagatACATAAATTTGGAGCAAATATTATTTCATTTCATATTCTATTAATCCAAATTAAGTATATAATACTCATTTGATAGAAATACGGAAGTATACAATCCTTGCAGCTTTCTTTTGttattttctaaaataaacaaatctttttaaaacaatgacaAATAAATAACTGCATCAGCTTCAATATATGATCCTTTTAGTGGACCTTATAACCATTCTAAGCCACAAGTTTTAGGGTGGAGGACATATAATTAGTAGCTCAAGCATGCAAACCACTAAGTTAAAGATAGTACTGTATGGAAATAAAGTTGAAATCATCTTGATGTTGTATCTTATTACCTTTTGAATTGTATGAGAGTTATAAAGCACTAAATAAGACTAAAACTGGACTTGGATACCTTTCAGCTATTATTTTTGGTCATTTGTTATTTAGATATTCAGATGCTGTTATTTTCTTGTTAGTCATATTCTAGGAACAGGTATTGCAAATTgtagatacataaagataatccAGTTTATAATGCTCATATGGAAAGGAAATGCCATAAAATGTTGAATTTATAGTGGACAGCATCCATATTATTGTTGGCACTTACTAAAACTACATAAAAACCAATGAACCATTCATGTTAGCTACTTGGTAAAAGACATCTTTCTTGTAAGAAAGCCATGAAGAATGAAAGAACAACAGAAGCTATATATAAACCAGGACATAAATTAAATGAAACCATAAAAGATaaatattaattctttaaaaGAACTTAAAATTATCCATTTGTGAAGCTTCCAGAAACAAATTTACATTCAGAAATTTACATCACTATATTCTTAGAGTGTTGCATGACAGCCTCATTAAATGTCTGCACAAAACTGCGGATGAAACCTCGATCTTTTTCTGAGTGCCATGGAGCATAAATATTTGCCATTGGACATCTGTATTTAAAGAACCACAACCATATATAAGTTAGAGTAAATTATAACCCACAAACACGAAGAAAATCAACCATACCTACTAAATAAATGTTACACATCCATAAAGCTTGATAGTCCATGATCAATTTAAAAGGAAAAGAAACGAGATAGATAACTAAGATTTTAAGACATCATAGTGGAGATCTACTTTTGAGATTAATGAAAATTCAGATGATCCAGGGCTAAAAtaagataaaccaactaatacaAACTAGGCTAGATACGTAGAaacaagaataatttctatacAGCACTTACTCTTTGCAGATGTAGACCATTTCGCTCAGAGGAAGAAGGTGATCAGGGAGAACCAGCTCGGAAAGTAATTTATGGCTACGCTTGATTATAATTTTCAGAAACCCCCTGGTTTTGAATTTCTTTAAATGGTATGCATGCATGAACCTCCCAATAAAAGGACTCTGTGGCCACTGATACATTGCACGAAGGTCTATTATCTTCCAGCAGCTAGGATCGAGATGAGCTTCATACCAGGATTTGCATACAAAAGGAACACCAGTTGTGATGTCCTCAACACCCAATCTCTTGAAAATGTTTACCAAACAGTCAAGAGGTAAGTCCTCCCATCTTCTTATGTCAATAACCTGCTTGCTTTTCATTGTTTCTTCACTTGCATTCATCTTGCCTTCTTCCTTCTGAACTCTAGAGAATGACAGATGCAGTAGAACAAACAAATGAAGAGTTTTATCAACTATTGGGACCAAGTTACTGGTCATGGCAATCAACTATTTGGTGTCTGCAAGCCACGGTCATATAAGACCATAAGGGATTGCTCAATCTTATTGGGAACTTCTTAATGGCAAAGAATAATTATTATCCAGTAAAACTTAGACATATCAAATTCTCTATGTGCATGTGTGTCTAGACATGCTCGTAGGTGTATAGAGATAAGTTTGTTTTTACAGATTCTACCATTATGCTAAAAAAATTCAAGTGTTTATCAGGCTACACCTTGGGGTGTCATCCATCTCCAAACAATAATAACTACTACCATTTTAGATAAGTATACACCTTAGTCTAGTTATGAGATAGAAAAAAGAGAAGTGCACCTCTCCATCAAATTGCATAAATAATTGAAAAGACTAATCAGATTGGAGGATCACATCCATATATGCTATGTATCACATGCATGATGCATACCGGACTAGTATGCATTACCTAATTCCATGATGCTTGAGGAGTTGCATTGTCCTGGTTTTCTTTTCCCCAAATTCATCCTCAAAAGGCCTCCAACATATGGCACTCAGAAGCAATTAAAGTATTCCATGTACTAAGGTGTTCTCCTTGTTTGTCTCCACAATTTATCTCATTTTGATGGTCCAGAATTGTAGGCAGTAGCTCACCAGTAATTCTTGTTCTTTGACAGACTTTTATGCAGGTGCGATGAGCACCGAGAAATTGTTACATCGCACCATTTCACATAACTTTGTCTTCAACAAAATAAATGAAATCACCAAA
Protein-coding regions in this window:
- the LOC105033714 gene encoding F-box/LRR-repeat protein At3g48880 isoform X2, with the translated sequence MQLLKHHGIRVQKEEGKMNASEETMKSKQVIDIRRWEDLPLDCLVNIFKRLGVEDITTGVPFVCKSWYEAHLDPSCWKIIDLRAMYQWPQSPFIGRFMHAYHLKKFKTRGFLKIIIKRSHKLLSELVLPDHLLPLSEMVYICKECPMANIYAPWHSEKDRGFIRSFVQTFNEAVMQHSKNIVIYNNWYKYC
- the LOC105033714 gene encoding F-box/LRR-repeat protein At3g48880 isoform X1 codes for the protein MGGPEPDADFAEPSDRRVQKEEGKMNASEETMKSKQVIDIRRWEDLPLDCLVNIFKRLGVEDITTGVPFVCKSWYEAHLDPSCWKIIDLRAMYQWPQSPFIGRFMHAYHLKKFKTRGFLKIIIKRSHKLLSELVLPDHLLPLSEMVYICKECPMANIYAPWHSEKDRGFIRSFVQTFNEAVMQHSKNIVIYNNWYKYC